A genomic window from Bombus pyrosoma isolate SC7728 linkage group LG8, ASM1482585v1, whole genome shotgun sequence includes:
- the LOC122570155 gene encoding protein mono-ADP-ribosyltransferase PARP16 isoform X2 encodes MDNASKKQTFHNDKEKKQSNHNQRKSLDQGICKESELDISYTIRLDSTNQEDVEKKVQCLKHVLEKDLRAADLKWSLFVAACNTYRYDTCLKPFPPMYIKNECKDIEALRRAIEVIPPLAVILKALSESDAYEKYGMAIDLLQWVLVRLRDPYIKSIKKENYDLILRKVPSEMPVVAPNLIFQVTSTKQSTSEDRWKTIAQGHTTFYAYHGSRLENFHSIIHYGLQQSMCKNSLFGKGIYLSSELGVSLPYSPVGYGWGGSVLGSEMSCIALCELINHTDVKTGDSDDARSLVSDSMGGRVPNKYYLVTNSELVRVRYLLIYSQQVQAARCINNKGLLAWFKQHKLLTFVLGYVVLLASVGLTHNKQVEKYYKLFAQKVGLE; translated from the exons ATGGATAACGCAAGCAAGAAACAAACCTTTCACAAtgataaagagaagaaacaatCTAACCACAATCAAAGGAAAAGTTTGGATCAAGGGATTTGTAAAGAATCTGAGTTAGATATATCATATACAATTCGATTGGATTCCACAAATCAGGAAGATGTTGAAAAAAAAGTTCAGTGTCTAAAACATGTATTGGAGAAAGACCTAAGAGCAGCTGATTTAAAATGGTCCCTATTTGTAGCAGCTTGTAATACATATCGCTATGATACTTGTTTAAAACCATTTCCAccaatgtatataaaaaatgaatgcAAAGACATTGAAGCTTTG AGAAGAGCTATAGAAGTAATTCCTCCATTGGCTGTAATATTGAAAGCATTATCAGAATCAGATGcatatgaaaaatatggaatGGCTATAGATCTATTACAGTGGGTTTTAGTGCGCTTGAGAGATCCTTATataaaaagcattaaaaaagaaaat TATGACTTGATATTGAGAAAAGTACCCTCAGAAATGCCAGTAGTTGCaccaaatttaatattccaagTCACAAGTACAAAACAATCTACTTCAGAAGACAGATGGAAAACAATTGCTCAAGGCCACACAACATTTTATGCTTATCATGGTAGTCGACTGGAAAACTTCCATTCCATTATACATTATGGTCTACAACAGAGTATGTGTAAG AACTCATTATTTGGTAAAGGAATATATCTTTCGAGTGAGTTAGGTGTAAGTTTACCATATAGTCCGGTTGGCTATGGGTGGGGAGGTAGTGTATTAGGAAGTGAAATGAGCTGCATAGCTTTATGTGAACTTATTAATCATACAGATGTAAAAACTGGAGATTCAG ATGATGCTAGAAGTTTAGTATCAGATTCCATGGGTGGAAGGGttccaaataaatattatttggtaACAAATAGTGAATTGGTAAGGGTACGATACCTCCTTATTTATAGTCAACAAGTTCAAGCAGCAAG atgtattaataataaaggaTTATTGGCATGGTTTAAacaacataaattattaacatttgtGCTTGGTTATGTGGTGCTGCTGGCTTCAGTTGGACTGACTCATAATAAacaagttgaaaaatattataaattatttgctcAAAAAGTTGGACTGGAGTAA
- the LOC122570155 gene encoding protein mono-ADP-ribosyltransferase PARP16 isoform X1: MDNASKKQTFHNDKEKKQSNHNQRKSLDQGICKESELDISYTIRLDSTNQEDVEKKVQCLKHVLEKDLRAADLKWSLFVAACNTYRYDTCLKPFPPMYIKNECKDIEALRRAIEVIPPLAVILKALSESDAYEKYGMAIDLLQWVLVRLRDPYIKSIKKENYDLILRKVPSEMPVVAPNLIFQVTSTKQSTSEDRWKTIAQGHTTFYAYHGSRLENFHSIIHYGLQQSMCKNSLFGKGIYLSSELGVSLPYSPVGYGWGGSVLGSEMSCIALCELINHTDVKTGDSEDDARSLVSDSMGGRVPNKYYLVTNSELVRVRYLLIYSQQVQAARCINNKGLLAWFKQHKLLTFVLGYVVLLASVGLTHNKQVEKYYKLFAQKVGLE, translated from the exons ATGGATAACGCAAGCAAGAAACAAACCTTTCACAAtgataaagagaagaaacaatCTAACCACAATCAAAGGAAAAGTTTGGATCAAGGGATTTGTAAAGAATCTGAGTTAGATATATCATATACAATTCGATTGGATTCCACAAATCAGGAAGATGTTGAAAAAAAAGTTCAGTGTCTAAAACATGTATTGGAGAAAGACCTAAGAGCAGCTGATTTAAAATGGTCCCTATTTGTAGCAGCTTGTAATACATATCGCTATGATACTTGTTTAAAACCATTTCCAccaatgtatataaaaaatgaatgcAAAGACATTGAAGCTTTG AGAAGAGCTATAGAAGTAATTCCTCCATTGGCTGTAATATTGAAAGCATTATCAGAATCAGATGcatatgaaaaatatggaatGGCTATAGATCTATTACAGTGGGTTTTAGTGCGCTTGAGAGATCCTTATataaaaagcattaaaaaagaaaat TATGACTTGATATTGAGAAAAGTACCCTCAGAAATGCCAGTAGTTGCaccaaatttaatattccaagTCACAAGTACAAAACAATCTACTTCAGAAGACAGATGGAAAACAATTGCTCAAGGCCACACAACATTTTATGCTTATCATGGTAGTCGACTGGAAAACTTCCATTCCATTATACATTATGGTCTACAACAGAGTATGTGTAAG AACTCATTATTTGGTAAAGGAATATATCTTTCGAGTGAGTTAGGTGTAAGTTTACCATATAGTCCGGTTGGCTATGGGTGGGGAGGTAGTGTATTAGGAAGTGAAATGAGCTGCATAGCTTTATGTGAACTTATTAATCATACAGATGTAAAAACTGGAGATTCAG AAGATGATGCTAGAAGTTTAGTATCAGATTCCATGGGTGGAAGGGttccaaataaatattatttggtaACAAATAGTGAATTGGTAAGGGTACGATACCTCCTTATTTATAGTCAACAAGTTCAAGCAGCAAG atgtattaataataaaggaTTATTGGCATGGTTTAAacaacataaattattaacatttgtGCTTGGTTATGTGGTGCTGCTGGCTTCAGTTGGACTGACTCATAATAAacaagttgaaaaatattataaattatttgctcAAAAAGTTGGACTGGAGTAA
- the LOC122570156 gene encoding vacuolar protein sorting-associated protein 26C — protein MNKLINDYYLINNHKLKMTINIDIKLKRASKIYHEGEIVAGFILLQTNSDVKHDGIFLSMEGSVNLQLSSKNFGIFEAFYNSVKPIQLVQYTLDVAPSGKIPSGRTEIPFELPLKPRGTKSLYETYHGVFVNIQYFIRCDIKRSFLAKDVSKSLEFIVEDKVPPKIQKESSKPVCFNIMPESLQNTRDRINVPRFCISGKLDSLYCKISEPLTGEVVIEHCEAVIKSIELQLVRVETCGCAEGYSRDATEIQNIQIGEGNVCTNLPIPIYMIFPRLFTCPTLSTSNFKVEFEVNLIVIFEDDYLVTENFPIILSRY, from the exons ATGAATAAACTCATAAATGATTATTATCTAATTAACaatcataaattgaaaatgacaaTAAACATCGATATCAAATTAAAGCGAGctagtaaaatatatcatgAAGGG GAAATAGTTGCTGGTTTTATATTGCTACAAACTAATTCTGACGTTAAACATGATGGAATATTCTTAAGTATGGAAGGTTCGGTCAATTTACAGCTTAGTTCGAAGAATTTTGGCATTTTTGAAGCATTTTACAATTCTGTAAAG CCAATACAATTAGTTCAATATACTTTAGATGTTGCTCCGAGTGGCAAAATACCAAGTGGTAGAACAGAAATACCATTTGAATTACCACTAAAACCTAGAGGGACAAAGTCTTTGTATGAAACTTATCATGGAGTCTTTGTAAATAtccaatattttatacgctgtgatataaaaagaagtttcttAGCAAAAGATGTAAGCAAATCATTGGAGTTCATAGTTGAAGATAAGGTGCCTCCTAAGATACAAAAAGAGTCCAGTAAACCAgtgtgttttaatattatgccAGAATCATTGCAAAACACAAGAGATAGAATCAATGTACCTAGATTTTGCATTTCTGGGAAACTAGATTCATTGTATTGCAAGATTTCCGAACCCTTAACAGGAGAg GTGGTAATCGAACATTGTGAAGCTGTAATAAAGTCAATCGAGCTGCAGTTGGTAAGAGTAGAGACATGTGGTTGTGCTGAAGGATATTCCAGAGATG ctactgaaatacaaaatatacaaattggCGAAGGAAATGTTTGTACAAATTTACCTATAccaatatatatgatattccCACGGTTATTTACATGTCCTACATTAAGTACGAGTAATTTTAAAGTCG AATTTGAAGTAAATTTGATCGTAATATTTGAAGATGATTATTTAGTTACGGAAAATTTCCCCATAATATTATCAAGATACTAA